A genome region from Erigeron canadensis isolate Cc75 chromosome 3, C_canadensis_v1, whole genome shotgun sequence includes the following:
- the LOC122591760 gene encoding kinesin-like protein KIN-14Q, which yields MSLDYLVAENYLSNKMAEEIDDPDYECMMDAEDPTDRYDAATWLRKRVGVVAARDLPAEPSELDFRQGLRSGMILCNVLNKIKPNAVPNVIN from the exons ATGAGTTTGGATTACTTAGTGGCGGAAAATTATTTGTCAAATAAAATGGCAGAAGAGATTGATGATCCTGACTATGAATGCATGATGGATGCCGAGGATC CAACAGACAGATATGATGCAGCAACATGGCTAAGAAAAAGAGTGGGTGTAGTGGCTGCAAGAGATTTACCAGCTGAGCCATCCGAGTTAGATTTTAGGCAAGGATTAAGAAGTGGAATGATCCTCTGCAATGTTCTTAATAAGATTAAGCCTAATGCGGTTCctaatgtaattaattaa
- the LOC122590911 gene encoding kinesin-like protein KIN-14Q: MIVCDLLEDKEEEDIPIIVENILNKVKEEFEGRLAVHPIADEPPSTSTEAIKKNKDQKEESMPKITKEDYVKEQEQKNREKELLALQEKAKKQEEADKAAKEQERIKEQERIKEQERIKEQESIKEQERIKEQERINKEKEEAEKAAKEQERINRENQLLAEKERARKQEEERAAREQERIKRQQELIAQKEKAKKEAAERRAKEKERIKKEKELKAQKEKERKEQERIKRQKELLALKEKAKQEELSAFELERINREREFLEEEERIRKEEEEQERIEKENEEKREKERARKKEEFKRKMDEYNKLNVNPTKRKELTEQQDKELQELQGTLSTAKTDVRSMQKNCQDDAENLGKHVGTLCQAAAGYKKVLEENRKLYNQVQDLKGSIRVYCRVRPFLPGEENHVTSVDYMDEETVAIIVPSKSGREGRKASMFNRVFGPTSTQEEVFSDTQPLIRSVLDGFNVCIFACGQTGSGKTYTLNGPDDLTQETMGVGYRALNDLFLISEERKNLMNYEISITMVEIYNDEIRDLLVEDESTKILEVSSSSKKGINIPDAHLVPVSSTDDVIKLMNLCKKNRSVNDHSSRSHSFLTVYVFGKDVTSGTKVKGCMHLVDLAGNEKLDDSNDEVTYIKKSLSDLGDVLVALTNKSSRVPYKACKLTQLLQDALGAQAKILMFVQVHPDIDKAGDTLGTFKFVERFSMLDGGCGKSPEARDLKEQICYLKAALAKKESGDPQWQQLAMSSPRSGKESGFGDLVGKHTGGLEDDPDESGSTKSKSTSSKQPSKNPIKKIAAGALAATKFGKPSTSLDKKKKVGK; encoded by the exons ATGATTGTTTGTGATCTTCTTGAGGATAAAGAGGAAGAAGACATTCCTATT ATTGTTGAGAATATATTGAATAAAGTCAAAGAGGAATTTGAAGGTAGATTGGCTGTACATCCAATTGCAGACGAGCCTCCTAGCACTAGTACAGAAGCTATAAAG AAGAACAAAGATCAAAAGGAAGAATCAATGCCAAAGATTACGAAAGAGGATTACGTTAAGGAGCAAGAAcaaaaaaatagagaaaaagaaTTACTGGCACTACAAGAAAAGGCTAAAAAGCAGGAGGAAGCTGATAAAGCTGCAAAGGAGCAAGAGCGCATCAAAGAGCAAGAACGCATCAAGGAGCAGGAGCGGATCAAGGAACAAGAGAGCATCAAGGAGCAAGAACGCATCAAGGAACAGGAACGTATCAATAAAGAGAAGGAGGAAGCTGAGAAAGCGGCAAAGGAGCAAGAACGCATCAATAGAGAGAACCAATTATTAGCAGAAAAAGAAAGGGCTAGAAAGCAAGAAGAGGAAAGAGCTGCAAGGGAGCAAGAACGCATCAAGAGACAACAAGAACTGATAGCACAAAAAGAAAAGGCTAAAAAGGAAGCTGCAGAAAGACGTGCAAAGGAAAAAGAACGTatcaaaaaagagaaagaattaaaagcccaaaaagaaaaagagagaaaggaGCAAGAACGAATAAAAAGACAGAAAGAACTTCTTGCACTAAAAGAAAAGGCTAAACAGGAGGAACTTTCGGCATTTGAGCTAGAACGGATTAATAGGGAGAGAGAATTtctagaagaagaagaaaggattAGAAAGGAGGAGGAGGAGCAAGAGCGGATTGAAAAAGAGAACgaagaaaagagagaaaaagaaagggCTAGAAAGAAGGAggaatttaaaagaaaaatggatgAATATAACAAACTAAATGTAAACCCTACAAAGCGGAAGGAGCTAACTGAGCAACAGGATAAAGAATTACAG GAGCTGCAAGGCACCCTTTCTACTGCAAAAACAGACGTGCGGTCGATGCAAAAGAATTGCCAAGACGATGCTGAAAATCTAG GAAAGCATGTGGGAACTTTATGCCAAGCTGCAGCCGGGTACAAGAAGGTTCTAGAAGAAAATAGAAAGCTATATAATCAAGTGCAGGACTTAAAAGGAAGTATCAGGGTCTATTGTAGAGTGAGACCCTTTTTGCCTGGAGAAGAGAATCATGTAACAAGCGTGGATTACATGGACGAAGAGACTGTAGCAATTATTGTTCCTTCAAAATCCGGAAGAGAGGGTCGAAAAGCATCTATGTTTAATAGAGTTTTTGGTCCGACTTCGACTCAAG AAGAGGTTTTTTCGGACACCCAACCATTGATACGTTCAGTTCTTGATGGATTCAATGTATGCATATTTGCATGTGGTCAAACGGGTTCTGGAAAAACTTACACATTG AATGGGCCAGATGACCTAACACAAGAAACAATGGGTGTAGGATACAGGGCATTAAATGATCTGTTCCTCATCTCAGAAGAGCGAAAGAACCTCATGAACTATGAGATTTCTATCACTATGGTTGAAATTTACAATGATGAAATCAGGGATCTCCTCGTGGAAGATGAAAGTACAAAGAT ATTAGAGGTCAGTAGCAGCTCAAAGAAGGGGATAAATATACCCGATGCACATCTTGTACCAGTTTCATCAACAGATGATGTTATAAAGCTAATGAACCTTTGTAAAAAGAATCGTTCAGTGAATGATCATAGTAGTCGATCACACAG TTTCCTTACGGTGTATGTTTTCGGGAAAGATGTGACATCCGGGACAAAAGTGAAAGGCTGCATGCATCTAGTTGACCTTGCCGGGAATGAAAAGCTAGATGATTCTAATGATGAAGTAACGTACATAAAAAAATCACTTTCTGACCTAGGAGATGTCTTGGTAGCTCTCACCAATAAAAGTTCTCGTGTTCCTTACAAGGCTTGTAAACTCACACAGTTGCTTCAAGATGCTCTAG GAGCGCAAGCAAAGATACTCATGTTTGTTCAAGTACATCCAGATATCGATAAAGCGGGAGACACACTTGGCACATTCAAATTTGTTGAAAGGTTTTCAATGCTTGATGGTGGATGTGGAAAGTCTCCAGAAGCAAGGGATCTGAAAGAGCAGATTTGTTACTTGAAGGCTGCCTTAGCTAAAAAAGAATCCGGAGACCCTCAATGGCAACAG TTAGCAATGAGTTCACCAAGAAGTGGAAAAGAATCTGGTTTCGGGGATTTGGTTGGAAAGCATACTGGTGGTTTAGAAGACGATCCAGACGAAAGTGGGTCAACAAAATCCAAGAGTACAAGTTCAAAGCAACCAAGCAA GAATCCGATAAAAAAGATTGCAGCCGGTGCGTTAGCAGCTACCAAGTTTGGGAAGCCATCAACTAGTcttgataagaaaaagaaggTCGGCAAGTAA